A section of the Pimelobacter simplex genome encodes:
- the sodN gene encoding superoxide dismutase, Ni, which yields MRFFAPTVEVAAHCDLPCGVYDPAQARIEAESIKAVIAKANDSDDPDFRTRAILIKEQRSELVKHHLWVLWTDYFKPPHFEKYPQLHTLVNEATKLAGATGTKGTLDAAKADELLAKIDEIAEIFWATKQA from the coding sequence ATGCGCTTCTTCGCGCCCACCGTCGAGGTCGCCGCCCACTGCGACCTGCCCTGCGGCGTCTACGACCCCGCCCAGGCCCGCATCGAGGCCGAGTCGATCAAGGCCGTCATCGCCAAGGCCAACGACAGCGACGACCCCGACTTCCGCACCCGCGCGATCCTCATCAAGGAGCAGCGCTCCGAGCTGGTCAAGCACCACCTCTGGGTGCTGTGGACCGACTACTTCAAGCCCCCGCACTTCGAGAAGTACCCCCAGCTCCACACGCTGGTCAACGAGGCCACCAAGCTGGCCGGCGCGACCGGCACCAAGGGCACCCTCGACGCGGCCAAGGCCGACGAGCTCCTCGCCAAGATCGACGAGATCGCCGAGATCTTCTGGGCGACCAAGCAGGCCTGA
- a CDS encoding YfbM family protein, which produces MQAAYTLVDEETLDRLVGLDPAGLGDALDALEESGAPTTYLDKLWDGLHFLLTGVSASEPREGDPLSEAVVGVHVFDAEVYAGCTEADELAAVVAALEAVDVAGLLAAADLASYDGAGVYPRTWTADPDGLRAELAEAFGLLLEVHRAALAAGQHLVVSIM; this is translated from the coding sequence ATGCAGGCGGCGTACACGCTGGTCGACGAGGAGACCCTCGACCGGCTGGTCGGCCTCGACCCGGCCGGCCTGGGCGACGCGCTCGACGCGTTGGAGGAGTCCGGTGCGCCGACGACCTACCTCGACAAGTTGTGGGACGGCCTGCACTTCCTGCTCACCGGGGTCAGTGCGTCGGAGCCGCGCGAGGGTGATCCGCTCAGCGAGGCGGTCGTCGGCGTGCACGTCTTCGACGCCGAGGTGTACGCCGGCTGTACCGAGGCCGACGAGCTGGCGGCGGTCGTCGCGGCGCTCGAGGCGGTCGACGTGGCGGGGCTGCTGGCGGCGGCCGACCTGGCGTCGTACGACGGGGCGGGGGTCTACCCGCGGACCTGGACGGCCGATCCCGACGGGCTGCGCGCCGAGCTGGCCGAGGCGTTCGGGCTGCTCCTCGAGGTGCACCGCGCGGCGCTGGCCGCGGGGCAGCACCTGGTGGTCAGCATCATGTGA
- a CDS encoding flavin reductase family protein, whose translation MSGTGSLGDRFKAGFRRHAAGVAIVVGETPDGPVGTTVSSVASVSAEPPILSLSLARTGTTGARLVGCSALTVFVLAARQDGLAATFADRQTERFTAEQGWVRDERGLVLPGAVATFRGRPAHVIPAGSSWLVLLDVDEVVLGAPDAPLVHHDRAYWTPAPVPETRAQRPLRVVEG comes from the coding sequence GTGAGCGGCACGGGCTCGCTGGGAGACCGGTTCAAGGCGGGCTTCCGGCGGCACGCCGCCGGCGTCGCGATCGTCGTGGGGGAGACCCCGGACGGTCCGGTCGGCACCACCGTGTCGAGCGTCGCATCCGTCAGCGCCGAGCCGCCGATCCTCTCGCTCTCCCTCGCCCGCACCGGTACGACGGGCGCCCGCCTCGTCGGCTGCTCCGCCCTGACCGTGTTCGTGCTCGCCGCCCGCCAGGACGGGCTCGCCGCGACCTTCGCCGACCGGCAGACCGAGCGGTTCACCGCCGAGCAGGGCTGGGTGCGCGACGAGCGCGGGCTGGTGCTGCCCGGTGCCGTCGCCACCTTCCGCGGCCGCCCCGCCCACGTGATCCCGGCCGGCAGCTCCTGGCTGGTGCTGCTCGACGTCGACGAGGTCGTCCTCGGCGCCCCGGACGCGCCGCTGGTCCACCACGACCGTGCCTACTGGACACCGGCCCCCGTGCCGGAGACCCGCGCCCAGCGCCCGCTGCGCGTGGTCGAGGGTTGA
- the glyA gene encoding serine hydroxymethyltransferase: MTVTDPTPTARVLNADLDEIDPAIAEVLDAELRRQRRGLEMIASENVAPRAVLQAQGSVLTNKYAEGYPDRRYYGGCEHVDVAESLAVERAKTLFGAAHVNVQPHSGAQANAAVLAAIAQPGDVILGQELAHGGHLTHGMPANFSGRLYDARSYGVDRSSYRLEMEQVRERALAERPRVLIAGWSAYPRHLDFAAFRSIADEVGAVLWVDMAHVAGLVATGLHPDPVRYADVVTTTTHKTLGGPRGGLILCGADRARKIDSTVFPGQQGGPLMHVIAAKATALLLAGTLEFRERQERVVRGARIVAERLTAPDLAAAGISVLTGGTDVHLVLLDLRDATLSGLDAERRLGDLGITTNRNVVPFDPRPASVASGLRLGTPALAARGFGDADFTEIADVVAQALLGADPDALRARVDRLVAAYPLYDGESARR; the protein is encoded by the coding sequence ATGACCGTCACCGACCCCACCCCGACCGCGCGCGTGCTCAACGCCGACCTGGACGAGATCGACCCCGCGATCGCCGAGGTGCTCGACGCCGAGCTCCGCCGGCAGCGGCGCGGCCTGGAGATGATCGCCAGCGAGAACGTCGCACCCCGCGCGGTGCTCCAGGCGCAGGGATCGGTGCTCACCAACAAGTACGCCGAGGGCTACCCGGACCGGCGCTACTACGGCGGCTGCGAGCACGTCGACGTCGCCGAGAGCCTCGCCGTCGAGCGGGCCAAGACGCTCTTCGGGGCCGCGCACGTCAACGTCCAGCCGCACTCGGGTGCCCAGGCCAACGCCGCGGTGCTCGCCGCGATCGCCCAGCCCGGCGACGTCATCCTCGGCCAGGAGCTCGCCCACGGCGGTCACCTGACGCACGGGATGCCCGCCAACTTCTCGGGCCGGCTCTACGACGCACGCTCCTACGGCGTCGACCGGTCGTCGTACCGGCTGGAGATGGAGCAGGTCCGCGAGCGTGCCCTCGCCGAGCGGCCGCGGGTGCTGATCGCGGGCTGGTCGGCGTACCCGCGGCACCTGGACTTCGCCGCCTTCCGCTCGATCGCCGACGAGGTGGGCGCGGTGCTGTGGGTCGACATGGCGCACGTCGCCGGGCTCGTCGCGACCGGTCTGCACCCCGACCCGGTCCGGTACGCCGACGTGGTCACCACGACCACGCACAAGACGCTCGGCGGTCCCCGTGGCGGGCTGATCCTGTGCGGCGCCGACCGGGCCCGGAAGATCGACTCGACGGTCTTCCCCGGTCAGCAGGGCGGGCCGCTCATGCACGTCATCGCGGCCAAGGCGACCGCCCTGCTGCTCGCCGGCACCCTGGAGTTCCGCGAGCGCCAGGAGCGCGTCGTGCGGGGCGCCCGGATCGTCGCGGAGCGGCTCACCGCTCCCGACCTCGCCGCGGCCGGGATCTCGGTGCTGACCGGCGGCACCGACGTCCACCTGGTGCTGCTCGACCTGCGCGACGCGACGCTGTCCGGCCTCGACGCCGAGCGCCGGCTGGGTGACCTGGGCATCACCACCAACCGCAATGTCGTCCCCTTCGACCCGCGTCCGGCCTCGGTCGCCTCGGGGCTGCGGCTCGGGACGCCGGCGCTGGCGGCCCGCGGCTTCGGCGACGCCGACTTCACCGAGATCGCCGATGTCGTCGCCCAGGCGCTCCTCGGTGCCGACCCGGACGCGCTGCGCGCCCGCGTCGACCGGCTCGTCGCCGCGTACCCGCTCTACGACGGCGAGTCCGCTCGGCGCTGA
- the fdxA gene encoding ferredoxin produces MTYVISQPCVDLKDRACVDECPVDCIYDGERMLYVHPDECVDCGACEPVCPVEAIYYEDDLPGDQKVYLEVNTAFFDTIGSPGGAARFGAAPDHPLVAALPPQEEAS; encoded by the coding sequence ATGACGTACGTCATCTCGCAGCCGTGCGTGGACCTCAAGGACCGCGCCTGCGTCGACGAGTGCCCGGTGGACTGCATCTACGACGGGGAGCGGATGCTCTACGTCCACCCCGACGAGTGCGTGGACTGCGGCGCCTGCGAGCCGGTGTGCCCGGTCGAGGCGATCTACTACGAGGACGACCTGCCGGGGGACCAGAAGGTCTACCTGGAGGTCAACACGGCCTTCTTCGACACCATCGGCTCCCCGGGCGGCGCTGCCCGCTTCGGGGCGGCCCCGGACCACCCGCTGGTCGCCGCCCTGCCGCCCCAGGAGGAGGCGTCGTGA
- a CDS encoding Fur family transcriptional regulator, with product MTAPDFQQQLRDVALRVTRPRLAVLEAVHAAPHADTETLIAAARALLPEVSHQAVYDSLHTLTQSGLVRSIKPAGSVARYETRTGDNHHHVVCRSCGEIADVDCAVGHVPCLTASDSHGFVIDEAEVIYWGLCPDCTSRPL from the coding sequence ATGACCGCGCCCGACTTCCAGCAGCAGCTGCGGGACGTCGCGCTCCGGGTCACCCGGCCCCGTCTCGCCGTCCTCGAGGCGGTGCACGCGGCCCCGCACGCCGACACCGAGACCCTCATCGCGGCCGCTCGCGCGCTGCTGCCCGAGGTGTCCCACCAGGCGGTCTACGACTCGCTCCACACCCTCACCCAGTCCGGCCTGGTGCGCAGCATCAAGCCCGCCGGCTCGGTGGCGCGCTACGAGACCCGCACCGGCGACAACCACCACCACGTGGTGTGCCGCTCGTGCGGCGAGATCGCCGACGTCGACTGCGCCGTCGGCCACGTGCCGTGCCTGACCGCCTCCGACTCCCACGGGTTCGTCATCGACGAAGCCGAGGTCATCTACTGGGGCCTCTGCCCCGACTGCACATCCCGCCCCCTGTAG
- a CDS encoding YggS family pyridoxal phosphate-dependent enzyme has protein sequence MPNLYPPARTAAEVAANLAAVRARIDAAARRAGRDPAGVRLLPVSKTVPEDRLRLAVAAGATLLGENKVQEAQRKHRALADLPVAWAVIGHLQSNKAKDVAAFATELQALDRLKVAEALDRRLEAAGRTLDVHVQVNTSAEDSKFGLPPEELPAFLAALPRYPTLRVRGLMTLAVLSADADRVRTCFRLLRTLRDRVRASDPALIGPGELSMGMSGDYEIAVEEGAGCVRVGQAIFGARTTPDDHYWPT, from the coding sequence ATGCCAAACCTCTACCCCCCTGCGCGCACCGCGGCCGAGGTGGCGGCCAACCTCGCCGCGGTCCGGGCACGCATCGACGCCGCCGCCCGGCGCGCCGGGCGCGACCCTGCCGGCGTCCGGCTGCTGCCGGTCAGCAAGACCGTCCCCGAGGACCGGCTCCGGCTCGCGGTCGCCGCGGGCGCCACCCTGCTCGGGGAGAACAAGGTGCAGGAGGCCCAGCGCAAGCACCGCGCGCTCGCCGACCTGCCCGTCGCCTGGGCGGTGATCGGGCACCTGCAGTCCAACAAGGCCAAGGACGTCGCCGCCTTCGCCACCGAGCTCCAGGCCCTGGACCGGCTCAAGGTCGCCGAGGCCCTCGACCGCAGGCTCGAGGCCGCCGGGCGCACCCTCGACGTCCACGTCCAGGTCAACACCTCGGCCGAGGACTCCAAGTTCGGGCTGCCTCCCGAGGAGCTGCCGGCCTTCCTCGCGGCGCTCCCCCGCTACCCGACGCTGCGGGTGCGCGGCCTGATGACGCTGGCGGTGCTCTCGGCCGACGCCGATCGCGTGCGGACCTGCTTCCGGCTGCTGCGCACGCTGCGCGACCGCGTCCGGGCGAGCGATCCCGCCCTGATCGGTCCGGGCGAGCTGTCCATGGGCATGTCCGGTGACTACGAGATCGCCGTCGAGGAGGGCGCGGGCTGCGTCCGGGTGGGGCAGGCGATCTTCGGCGCCCGCACCACCCCGGACGACCACTACTGGCCCACGTAG
- a CDS encoding aminotransferase class I/II-fold pyridoxal phosphate-dependent enzyme, with protein sequence MPNGNDGGQVSGTPITGRTAGEIAASVRAQVDSGTLAPGAPLPPVRHLAEVLGVNRNTVVSAYRQLVQAGVAQTRGRAGTTVAERRESAEEGFARDTVLRDVGHGNPAPRLLPDLAAGLAAASRPATLYGEPVIDPELAEWATRWLAADQPRDFRLTVTHGAVDAVERLLAQALTQGDAVALEDPCFLASIHTVRLAGYRTVPVPIDDEGMTVVGLRAALRAGVRAVVCTPRAHNPTGTSLSAARAAALRAVLAEHPYVLVIEDDHFSRLATTGYHSIIGPGQERWALVRSVSKFLGPDLRLAFVASDPETGGRLAARISPGTTWVSHLLQRLARTLLLDPEAGRQVASAAAHYAERNAAFVAALAEHGVAARAGDGLNVWVDVQDQATRVARRLMQRGWLARSGDDFGLVAGGRAARHLRLTVHDLDEHGAAALVADVAAAVAAADTPHPPERTP encoded by the coding sequence ATGCCAAACGGGAACGACGGCGGACAGGTCTCCGGGACGCCGATCACCGGCCGGACGGCGGGCGAGATCGCGGCCAGCGTCCGGGCCCAGGTCGACAGCGGCACGCTGGCCCCGGGGGCACCGCTGCCGCCGGTGCGCCACCTCGCCGAGGTGCTGGGCGTCAACCGCAACACGGTCGTCTCGGCCTACCGCCAGCTCGTCCAGGCCGGCGTCGCCCAGACCCGCGGCCGGGCCGGGACCACCGTCGCCGAGCGCCGCGAGAGCGCCGAGGAGGGCTTCGCGCGCGACACCGTGCTGCGCGACGTCGGCCACGGCAACCCGGCGCCCCGGCTGCTGCCCGACCTCGCGGCCGGCCTCGCCGCGGCGTCCCGGCCGGCCACGCTCTACGGCGAGCCGGTGATCGACCCCGAGCTGGCCGAGTGGGCGACCCGGTGGCTCGCCGCCGACCAGCCGCGCGACTTCCGGTTGACCGTGACCCACGGTGCGGTCGACGCGGTCGAGCGGCTGCTCGCCCAGGCGCTCACCCAGGGCGATGCGGTGGCGCTGGAGGATCCCTGCTTCCTGGCGAGCATCCACACGGTGCGGCTGGCGGGCTACCGCACCGTGCCCGTGCCGATCGACGACGAGGGGATGACGGTCGTCGGCCTGCGCGCCGCGCTGCGCGCAGGGGTGCGGGCCGTCGTGTGCACGCCGCGGGCCCACAATCCGACGGGGACCAGCCTCAGTGCGGCCCGCGCGGCCGCGCTGCGCGCGGTGCTCGCCGAGCACCCCTACGTCCTGGTCATCGAGGACGACCACTTCTCGCGCCTGGCGACCACCGGCTACCACAGCATCATCGGCCCCGGTCAGGAGCGCTGGGCGCTGGTGCGGTCGGTCTCGAAGTTCCTCGGCCCCGACCTGCGCCTGGCGTTCGTCGCCTCCGACCCCGAGACCGGCGGCCGGCTGGCCGCCCGGATCAGCCCCGGCACGACCTGGGTCAGCCACCTCCTCCAGCGGCTCGCGCGCACGTTGCTCCTCGACCCTGAGGCCGGCCGCCAGGTCGCGTCCGCCGCCGCGCACTACGCCGAGCGCAACGCCGCCTTCGTCGCCGCGCTCGCCGAGCACGGTGTCGCCGCCCGGGCCGGCGACGGGCTCAACGTGTGGGTCGACGTCCAGGACCAGGCGACCCGGGTCGCCCGGCGCCTCATGCAGCGCGGCTGGCTCGCCCGGTCCGGCGACGACTTCGGTCTCGTCGCGGGCGGTCGTGCGGCGCGGCACCTGCGGCTCACCGTCCACGACCTCGACGAGCACGGCGCCGCCGCGCTCGTCGCCGACGTGGCGGCCGCCGTCGCCGCCGCCGACACCCCCCACCCTCCGGAGAGGACACCATGA
- a CDS encoding SDR family NAD(P)-dependent oxidoreductase, protein MTVTDLFRLDGKVAVVTGASSGLGVDFARALAEAGADVALGARRVDRLADTARLVEAAGRRAISVATDVADPASCQALVDAAVAELGKVDILVNNAGIGTAVPATRETPEQFRQVIDVNLNGSYWMAQSCGRVMQPGSSIINISSVLGITTAGLPQAAYAASKAGIIGLTRDLAQQWTGRKGIRVNAIAPGFFASEMTDEYPPGYLEQQQARIPAGRKGDARELAATVVYLASDAAGYVTGQTIAVDGGLTIT, encoded by the coding sequence ATGACCGTCACCGACCTGTTCCGACTCGACGGCAAGGTCGCCGTCGTCACCGGCGCGAGCTCCGGGCTCGGCGTCGACTTCGCCCGGGCCCTGGCCGAGGCCGGCGCCGACGTCGCCCTCGGCGCACGCCGCGTCGACCGGCTCGCCGACACCGCGCGCCTGGTCGAGGCCGCCGGACGCCGGGCGATCAGCGTCGCCACCGACGTCGCCGACCCCGCGTCGTGCCAGGCACTGGTCGACGCCGCGGTCGCCGAGCTCGGCAAGGTCGACATCCTCGTCAACAACGCCGGCATCGGCACCGCCGTACCGGCCACGCGCGAGACGCCCGAGCAGTTCCGCCAGGTCATCGACGTCAACCTCAACGGCAGCTACTGGATGGCCCAGTCCTGCGGGCGCGTGATGCAGCCCGGGTCGAGCATCATCAACATCTCCTCGGTCCTCGGGATCACCACCGCGGGTCTCCCCCAGGCCGCGTACGCCGCGTCCAAGGCCGGGATCATCGGCCTGACCCGCGACCTGGCCCAGCAGTGGACCGGGCGCAAGGGCATCCGGGTCAACGCGATCGCGCCGGGCTTCTTCGCCTCCGAGATGACTGACGAGTACCCGCCGGGCTACCTGGAGCAGCAGCAGGCGCGCATCCCCGCCGGCCGCAAGGGCGACGCTCGCGAGCTCGCCGCGACCGTCGTCTACCTCGCCTCCGACGCCGCCGGCTACGTGACCGGCCAGACGATCGCCGTCGACGGCGGCCTCACCATCACCTGA
- a CDS encoding GNAT family N-acetyltransferase — MTDAPDNSGIAYVHVPEKRRYEIRDGETLAGFTQYRLPDEVHVDFVHTEVDDAYGGRGLAGEVVAFALADVRAQGKRIIAHCPYVAKWLTKHPEYDDITDPAA; from the coding sequence ATGACCGACGCGCCCGACAACAGCGGCATCGCCTACGTCCACGTGCCCGAGAAGCGCCGCTACGAGATCCGCGACGGCGAGACGCTCGCGGGCTTCACGCAGTACCGCCTGCCCGACGAGGTGCACGTCGACTTCGTGCACACCGAGGTCGACGACGCGTACGGCGGCCGCGGGCTCGCCGGCGAGGTGGTGGCGTTCGCGCTGGCCGACGTCCGCGCCCAGGGCAAGCGGATCATCGCGCACTGCCCCTACGTCGCGAAGTGGCTCACCAAGCACCCCGAGTACGACGACATCACCGACCCGGCGGCATGA
- a CDS encoding carboxymuconolactone decarboxylase family protein produces the protein MTTPLYLDKAVPAAYAAAAELARQAGAAAEAAGLDRILVELVNLRVSQLNGCAFCLDLHHRRAVRAGESERRLALLPAWSETSLFTAPERAALALAESVTTLPGADARRRTADECRAVLGDGAFAAVAWVALTMNAFNRISMTSHHPVT, from the coding sequence ATGACCACCCCGCTCTACCTCGACAAGGCCGTCCCCGCGGCGTACGCCGCCGCGGCCGAGCTGGCCCGCCAGGCCGGCGCCGCGGCCGAGGCGGCCGGTCTCGACCGGATCCTGGTCGAGCTGGTCAACCTGCGGGTCTCCCAGCTCAACGGCTGCGCGTTCTGCCTCGACCTGCACCACCGCCGGGCGGTGCGGGCGGGGGAGTCGGAGCGCCGGCTCGCGCTGCTGCCCGCGTGGTCCGAGACGAGCCTGTTCACGGCACCGGAGCGGGCCGCGCTGGCGCTGGCCGAGTCGGTCACCACGCTGCCCGGTGCGGACGCCCGGCGCCGTACCGCGGACGAGTGCCGTGCCGTGCTGGGCGACGGCGCGTTCGCGGCGGTCGCCTGGGTGGCGCTGACGATGAACGCCTTCAACCGGATCTCGATGACCAGCCATCACCCGGTGACGTAG
- the katG gene encoding catalase/peroxidase HPI — protein sequence MPESTEHTEPLVTEEPQDAAQSGGKCPVMHGGLTHPTTGSPNQQWWPNKLNLKILAKNPAVADPFGGDFDYKRAFLALDLEAVKADITAVLTDSKDFWPADFGHYGPFFVRMAWHAAGTYRATDGRGGAGHGQQRFAPTNSWPDNGNLDKARRLLWPVKKKYGKSLSWGDLLILAGNVAQEDMGLPIFGFGGGRSDVWEADDDIYWGPETEWLEDERYTGERDLEDPLAAVQMGLIYVNPEGPNGNPDPLASAVDIKDTFGRMGMTVEETVALIAGGHTFGKTHGNGPAEAVGPEPEAAPIEEQGLGWKSSHASGKGIDAITSGLEVTWTYHPIRWDNEFFHILFAYDWELFHSPAGAQQWRPVNNGGADLVPESFGDGKREPRMLTSDLALREDPEMREISLRFKEDQAAFTDAYARAWFKLTHRDMGPKSRYLGADVPAEDFVWQDPIPTGTALTDAQVTGLKNAIADAGLTVSQLVSTAWASASTYRGSDKRGGANGARIALEPQKSWAINRPAELAPVLAKLQEIATAQGASLADTIVVAGSVGVEQAAAAAGVDVTVTTTTGRGDATQEQTDVESFGYLEPKADGFRNYLPKSSKYPSEFALIDRANLLGVSAPELTVLIGGLRVLGTNWDGSDLGVLTDQPGVLTNDFFVNLLELGTTWTATDASEEVFSGTTEDGRTWTGSRNDLVFGSNSELRAVAEVYASDDAKEKFVRDFVAAWTKVMDADRWDLR from the coding sequence ATGCCCGAGAGCACCGAACACACCGAACCCCTCGTGACCGAGGAGCCGCAGGACGCCGCGCAGTCCGGCGGCAAGTGCCCGGTCATGCACGGCGGTCTGACGCACCCCACCACGGGCTCGCCGAACCAGCAGTGGTGGCCGAACAAGCTCAACCTCAAGATCCTCGCCAAGAACCCGGCCGTGGCCGACCCGTTCGGTGGCGACTTCGACTACAAGCGCGCCTTCCTCGCGCTCGACCTCGAGGCGGTCAAGGCCGACATCACCGCCGTGCTGACCGACTCCAAGGACTTCTGGCCGGCCGACTTCGGCCACTACGGCCCGTTCTTCGTGCGGATGGCCTGGCACGCGGCCGGCACCTACCGCGCCACCGACGGCCGGGGCGGCGCCGGGCACGGTCAGCAGCGCTTCGCGCCGACCAACTCCTGGCCCGACAACGGCAACCTCGACAAGGCCCGCCGCTTGCTGTGGCCGGTGAAGAAGAAGTACGGCAAGTCCCTGTCCTGGGGCGACCTGCTGATCCTGGCCGGCAACGTGGCCCAGGAGGACATGGGTCTGCCGATCTTCGGCTTCGGCGGCGGTCGCTCCGACGTCTGGGAGGCCGACGACGACATCTACTGGGGTCCCGAGACCGAGTGGCTCGAAGACGAGCGCTACACCGGTGAGCGCGACCTCGAGGACCCGCTCGCCGCGGTCCAGATGGGCCTCATCTACGTCAACCCCGAGGGCCCCAACGGCAACCCCGACCCGCTGGCGTCGGCCGTCGACATCAAGGACACCTTCGGCCGGATGGGCATGACGGTCGAGGAGACCGTCGCGCTGATCGCCGGTGGTCACACCTTCGGCAAGACCCACGGCAACGGCCCGGCCGAGGCCGTCGGCCCCGAGCCGGAGGCCGCTCCGATCGAGGAGCAGGGCCTGGGCTGGAAGTCCTCGCACGCCTCGGGCAAGGGCATCGACGCCATCACGTCGGGCCTCGAGGTCACCTGGACCTACCACCCGATCCGCTGGGACAACGAGTTCTTCCACATCCTCTTCGCCTACGACTGGGAGCTCTTCCACTCCCCGGCCGGCGCGCAGCAGTGGCGTCCGGTCAACAACGGCGGTGCCGACCTGGTGCCCGAGTCGTTCGGTGACGGCAAGCGCGAGCCGCGCATGCTGACCTCCGACCTCGCGCTGCGCGAGGACCCGGAGATGCGCGAGATCTCGCTGCGCTTCAAGGAGGACCAGGCGGCGTTCACCGACGCCTACGCCCGCGCGTGGTTCAAACTGACCCACCGCGACATGGGCCCGAAGTCGCGCTACCTCGGCGCCGACGTCCCGGCCGAGGACTTCGTCTGGCAGGACCCGATCCCCACCGGTACGGCGCTCACCGACGCCCAGGTCACCGGGCTCAAGAACGCGATCGCCGACGCCGGCCTGACCGTCTCCCAGCTCGTCTCGACCGCGTGGGCCTCCGCGTCGACCTACCGCGGCTCCGACAAGCGCGGTGGCGCCAACGGTGCCCGGATCGCCCTGGAGCCGCAGAAGTCGTGGGCGATCAACCGCCCGGCCGAGCTCGCTCCGGTCCTCGCCAAGCTCCAGGAGATCGCGACCGCCCAGGGTGCCTCGCTGGCCGACACGATCGTGGTCGCCGGCTCCGTGGGTGTCGAGCAGGCCGCCGCCGCGGCGGGCGTCGACGTCACCGTCACGACCACCACCGGTCGCGGTGACGCCACCCAGGAGCAGACCGACGTCGAGTCGTTCGGCTATCTCGAGCCCAAGGCCGACGGCTTCCGCAACTACCTGCCCAAGTCGAGCAAGTACCCGAGCGAGTTCGCGCTCATCGACCGCGCCAACCTGCTGGGCGTCAGCGCGCCGGAGCTCACCGTCCTCATCGGCGGTCTCCGCGTGCTCGGCACCAACTGGGACGGCTCGGACCTCGGCGTGCTCACCGACCAGCCGGGCGTGCTGACGAACGACTTCTTCGTCAACCTGCTCGAGCTCGGCACGACCTGGACCGCGACGGACGCCTCCGAGGAGGTCTTCTCGGGCACCACCGAGGACGGCCGCACCTGGACCGGCAGTCGCAACGACCTGGTGTTCGGCTCCAACTCCGAGCTCCGCGCCGTCGCCGAGGTCTACGCCAGCGACGACGCCAAGGAGAAGTTCGTCCGCGACTTCGTCGCCGCCTGGACCAAGGTCATGGACGCCGACCGCTGGGACCTGCGCTGA
- the chrA gene encoding chromate efflux transporter, with the protein MGSVREVAGVFLRLGLIAFGGPAAHIALMREELVRRRGWVSDQRFADLMGATNLIPGPNSTELAIHLGHDRARWRGLVAAGVCFILPAALLVTGLAWAYVEYGHTPAVGALLYGVVPVVVAIVAWALVGLGRTVLASPWRVLLAAAALTAYLLGAPELAVLFAGAALAALARGVRALARRGDHALVSLPLLVAAGPVDGRLVELFWTMLKIGSVLYGSGYVLIAFLEGDFVDRLGWVSHQQLLDAVSIGQVTPGPVFTTATFLGYLVAGLPGAFVATVAIFLPSFVFVGLLTRLTDWLRSRAWTSALLDGLNATALALMAGVALQLGRTGLVDVLTVALALGTLLLLWRTRLNSAWLIGAGALVGLARYVTG; encoded by the coding sequence ATGGGGTCGGTGCGGGAGGTCGCCGGCGTCTTCCTGCGGCTCGGGCTCATCGCCTTCGGCGGACCGGCCGCGCACATCGCGCTGATGCGCGAGGAGCTGGTCCGCCGCCGCGGCTGGGTCAGCGACCAGCGGTTCGCGGACCTGATGGGCGCGACCAACCTGATCCCGGGCCCGAACTCCACCGAGCTGGCGATCCACCTCGGCCACGACCGGGCGCGCTGGCGCGGGCTGGTCGCCGCCGGCGTGTGCTTCATCCTGCCCGCGGCGCTGCTGGTCACCGGGCTCGCGTGGGCCTATGTCGAGTACGGCCACACCCCCGCCGTCGGCGCCCTCCTGTACGGCGTCGTGCCGGTCGTGGTCGCCATCGTGGCGTGGGCACTGGTGGGCCTCGGGCGCACGGTCCTGGCCTCGCCCTGGCGGGTGCTGCTCGCGGCGGCCGCGCTCACGGCGTACCTGCTCGGGGCGCCGGAGCTGGCCGTGCTCTTCGCCGGCGCCGCCCTCGCCGCCCTCGCCCGCGGCGTGCGCGCACTGGCCCGCCGCGGCGACCACGCTCTCGTCTCTCTCCCGCTGCTCGTCGCGGCGGGACCGGTCGACGGGCGCCTGGTCGAGCTCTTCTGGACGATGCTCAAGATCGGCTCGGTGCTCTACGGCAGCGGCTACGTGCTCATCGCCTTCCTCGAGGGCGACTTCGTCGACCGCCTCGGCTGGGTGAGCCACCAACAGCTCCTCGACGCGGTCTCGATCGGCCAGGTGACGCCCGGACCGGTGTTCACGACCGCGACCTTCCTCGGCTACCTCGTCGCCGGCCTGCCGGGCGCCTTCGTCGCGACGGTCGCGATCTTCCTGCCGTCGTTCGTCTTCGTCGGGCTGCTCACCCGGCTCACCGACTGGCTGCGCTCGCGCGCCTGGACCTCCGCCCTGCTCGACGGACTCAACGCCACCGCGCTCGCGCTGATGGCGGGCGTCGCGCTCCAGCTCGGCCGGACCGGGCTGGTCGACGTCCTCACCGTCGCCCTCGCGCTCGGCACGCTGCTCCTGCTGTGGCGCACCCGGCTCAACAGCGCCTGGCTCATCGGCGCCGGCGCACTCGTGGGGCTGGCGCGCTACGTCACCGGGTGA